A single genomic interval of Fundulus heteroclitus isolate FHET01 unplaced genomic scaffold, MU-UCD_Fhet_4.1 scaffold_279, whole genome shotgun sequence harbors:
- the LOC118559346 gene encoding protocadherin beta-15-like isoform X1, translating to MTSIFTVVLSWGFSLCIFWIHDARGDMSYSFPEEMKRGSVIGNIAKDLGLQTGALSTRRARIDTEESDKRYCDINLAQGELIVAERIDREGLCGEKVSCILKQELVLEDPLELHRITLHIQDINDNSPEFNENRISLDIQESADRGARFVIEEAHDADVGQNAVQQYSLENNDNFILAANGNTVELVLDKEIDREKQKEMNLLLTAIDGGSPRRSGTVIIHVTVLDANDNAPVFSQAVYEASLPENSPLDTVVLTVSAADADEGVNGDVTYDFGRVNEDVRKKFSIDHKVGEIRVTGAVDYEETASYEIRVKAKDGLGLSSYAQVIISITDINDNAPVVSLKSLTNPIPEDTPAGTKVGIINVQDRDSGNNRQVRCSVQQNVPFKLVPSIKNYYSLVTTGLLDRELVSDYNITITATDEGSPPLSSSKTVQLSVADINDNPPVFEEQSYSAHVSENNKPGSTLCSVSARDPDWRQNGTVIYSLLPGEVNGASVSSYLSVNGDTGVIHAVRSFDYEQFRSFKVHVLARDNGSPPLSSNVNVSVFISDVNDNSPQILYPTPEGSSFMTELVPKAAHGGSLVSKVIAVDADSGQNAWLSYHIVKATDPGLFTIGLHSGEIRTQRDISESDSMKQNLIVAVKDNGQPSLSATCAMYLLISDNLAEVPELKDISYDEKNSKLTSYLIIALVSVSTFFLTFIIIILGVRFCRRRKPRLLFDGAVAIPGAYLPPNYADVDGTGTLRSAYNYDAYLTTGSRTSDFKFVSSYNDNTLPADQTLKKSPTEFVDMFGDSDASPEEDSHKPD from the coding sequence ATGACTTCAATATTCACCGTTGTTCTCTCGTGGGGATTTTCTTTGTGTATATTTTGGATTCATGACGCGCGTGGAGACATGAGCTACTCTTTCCCGGAGGAAATGAAACGGGGATCCGTTATTGGAAATATCGCCAAGGATCTGGGGCTTCAGACAGGTGCGCTGTCCACCAGAAGAGCCCGCATTGACACCGAGGAGAGCGATAAGCGTTACTGTGACATAAACCTGGCGCAGGGAGAGCTGATTGTGGCCGAGAGGATTGATCGGGAGGGGCTTTGTGGTGAAAAGGTTTCGTGCATCTTAAAACAGGAGCTCGTTTTGGAGGATCCTCTGGAACTGCATCGGATCACCCTTCATATTCAAGATATTAATGATAACTCTCCGGAGTTCAACGAAAACAGGATCAGTTTAGATATTCAGGAGTCGGCAGACAGGGGAGCTCGCTTTGTGATCGAGGAGGCGCACGATGCGGATGTAGGACAAAACGCAGTTCAGCAGTACAGCCTTGAAAATAACGACAATTTCATTCTGGCTGCTAATGGAAACACTGTGGAGCTTGTTTTAGATAAAGAAATTGATCGCgaaaagcagaaagaaatgaATTTACTGCTCACAGCTATAGATGGCGGATCTCCTCGGAGATCAGGTACAGTGATCATACATGTAACTGTGCTGGATGCTAATGATAACGCCCCAGTGTTCAGCCAGGCCGTCTATGAAGCCAGTCTGCCTGAAAACTCTCCTTTAGACACAGTAGTGCTCACAGTGAGCGCAGCTGATGCAGATGAGGGAGTGAATGGAGATGTTACTTATGATTTTGGACGTGTTAATGAAGATGTGAGGAAGAAATTCAGTATTGACCATAAGGTTGGAGAAATACGTGTAACCGGTGCTGTAGACTATGAAGAAACAGCATCATATGAAATACGTGTTAAAGCAAAAGATGGTCTGGGGCTGTCATCTTATGCTCAGGTCATTATTTCTATCACTGATATTAATGACAACGCCCCTGTAGTCAGTCTGAAATCCCTGACCAATCCCATACCAGAAGACACCCCAGCTGGAACAAAGGTGGGCATCATTAATGTGCAGGACAGAGACTCAGGAAATAACAGACAGGTGCGCTGCTCCGTTCAGCAAAACGTCCCATTTAAGTTGGTTCCCTCTATTAAAAACTATTATTCTCTGGTGACCACAGGACTGCTGGACCGTGAACTAGTTTCTGATTACAACATTACAATCACTGCCACTGACGAGGGCTCTCCACCTCTGTCCTCCTCTAAAACTGTTCAGTTATCTGTAGCTGACATCAACGACAACCCACCTGTGTTTGAGGAACAGTCCTACAGCGCACATGTGAGTGAAAATAACAAACCTGGCTCCACTTTGTGCTCGGTTTCTGCTCGAGACCCCGACTGGAGACAAAACGGTACAGTGATTTATTCTCTGTTACCTGGTGAGGTGAACGGTGCCTCGGTGTCCTCCTATCTATCTGTTAACGGAGACACGGGGGTGATCCACGCTGTCAGGTCGTTTGATTATGAACAGTTTAGGAGTTTTAAAGTCCACGTCCTGGCCAGGGACAACGGTTCTCCTCCACTCAGCAGCAACGTGAACGTCAGTGTGTTCATATCGGATGTGAATGACAACTCTCCTCAGATACTGTACCCCACCCCGGAGGGCAGCTCCTTCATGACCGAGCTGGTCCCCAAAGCTGCACACGGAGGCTCTCTGGTGTCCAAAGTGATCGCGGTGGATGCAGACTCTGGACAGAACGCCTGGCTGTCCTATCACATTGTCAAAGCCACAGATCCTGGACTTTTCACTATTGGTCTGCACAGCGGAGAGATCAGGACACAGCGGGACATTTCAGAATCTGACAGCATGAAACAGAACCTGATTGTTGCAGTGAAAGATAAtggacagccctctctgtctgccaCCTGTGCCatgtatttacttatttctgATAACTTGGCTGAGGTGCCAGAACTGAAAGATATTTCTTATGATGAGAAGAACTCCAAGCTGACCTCCTATCTGATCATTGCGCTGGTTTCTGTGTCCACCTTCTTTCTgaccttcatcatcatcatcctgggTGTGAGGTTTTGTCGCAGGAGAAAGCCTAGACTGTTGTTTGATGGAGCAGTAGCCATCCCCGGAGCTTATCTCCCTCCTAATTATGCAGATGTTGACGGCACAGGAACTTTACGCAGCGCTTACAATTATGACGCCTACCTGACAACGGGATCTAGAACCAGTGACTTTAAGTTTGTATCATCTTACAACGACAACACGCTGCCTGCTGACCAGACTCTGAAGAAAAGTCCAACAGAGTTTGTGGATATGTTTGGAGACAGTGATGCTTCTCCAGAG
- the LOC118559346 gene encoding protocadherin beta-15-like isoform X3 — translation MTSIFTVVLSWGFSLCIFWIHDARGDMSYSFPEEMKRGSVIGNIAKDLGLQTGALSTRRARIDTEESDKRYCDINLAQGELIVAERIDREGLCGEKVSCILKQELVLEDPLELHRITLHIQDINDNSPEFNENRISLDIQESADRGARFVIEEAHDADVGQNAVQQYSLENNDNFILAANGNTVELVLDKEIDREKQKEMNLLLTAIDGGSPRRSGTVIIHVTVLDANDNAPVFSQAVYEASLPENSPLDTVVLTVSAADADEGVNGDVTYDFGRVNEDVRKKFSIDHKVGEIRVTGAVDYEETASYEIRVKAKDGLGLSSYAQVIISITDINDNAPVVSLKSLTNPIPEDTPAGTKVGIINVQDRDSGNNRQVRCSVQQNVPFKLVPSIKNYYSLVTTGLLDRELVSDYNITITATDEGSPPLSSSKTVQLSVADINDNPPVFEEQSYSAHVSENNKPGSTLCSVSARDPDWRQNGTVIYSLLPGEVNGASVSSYLSVNGDTGVIHAVRSFDYEQFRSFKVHVLARDNGSPPLSSNVNVSVFISDVNDNSPQILYPTPEGSSFMTELVPKAAHGGSLVSKVIAVDADSGQNAWLSYHIVKATDPGLFTIGLHSGEIRTQRDISESDSMKQNLIVAVKDNGQPSLSATCAMYLLISDNLAEVPELKDISYDEKNSKLTSYLIIALVSVSTFFLTFIIIILGVRFCRRRKPRLLFDGAVAIPGAYLPPNYADVDGTGTLRSAYNYDAYLTTGSRTSDFKFVSSYNDNTLPADQTLKKSPTEFVDMFGDSDASPEVR, via the coding sequence ATGACTTCAATATTCACCGTTGTTCTCTCGTGGGGATTTTCTTTGTGTATATTTTGGATTCATGACGCGCGTGGAGACATGAGCTACTCTTTCCCGGAGGAAATGAAACGGGGATCCGTTATTGGAAATATCGCCAAGGATCTGGGGCTTCAGACAGGTGCGCTGTCCACCAGAAGAGCCCGCATTGACACCGAGGAGAGCGATAAGCGTTACTGTGACATAAACCTGGCGCAGGGAGAGCTGATTGTGGCCGAGAGGATTGATCGGGAGGGGCTTTGTGGTGAAAAGGTTTCGTGCATCTTAAAACAGGAGCTCGTTTTGGAGGATCCTCTGGAACTGCATCGGATCACCCTTCATATTCAAGATATTAATGATAACTCTCCGGAGTTCAACGAAAACAGGATCAGTTTAGATATTCAGGAGTCGGCAGACAGGGGAGCTCGCTTTGTGATCGAGGAGGCGCACGATGCGGATGTAGGACAAAACGCAGTTCAGCAGTACAGCCTTGAAAATAACGACAATTTCATTCTGGCTGCTAATGGAAACACTGTGGAGCTTGTTTTAGATAAAGAAATTGATCGCgaaaagcagaaagaaatgaATTTACTGCTCACAGCTATAGATGGCGGATCTCCTCGGAGATCAGGTACAGTGATCATACATGTAACTGTGCTGGATGCTAATGATAACGCCCCAGTGTTCAGCCAGGCCGTCTATGAAGCCAGTCTGCCTGAAAACTCTCCTTTAGACACAGTAGTGCTCACAGTGAGCGCAGCTGATGCAGATGAGGGAGTGAATGGAGATGTTACTTATGATTTTGGACGTGTTAATGAAGATGTGAGGAAGAAATTCAGTATTGACCATAAGGTTGGAGAAATACGTGTAACCGGTGCTGTAGACTATGAAGAAACAGCATCATATGAAATACGTGTTAAAGCAAAAGATGGTCTGGGGCTGTCATCTTATGCTCAGGTCATTATTTCTATCACTGATATTAATGACAACGCCCCTGTAGTCAGTCTGAAATCCCTGACCAATCCCATACCAGAAGACACCCCAGCTGGAACAAAGGTGGGCATCATTAATGTGCAGGACAGAGACTCAGGAAATAACAGACAGGTGCGCTGCTCCGTTCAGCAAAACGTCCCATTTAAGTTGGTTCCCTCTATTAAAAACTATTATTCTCTGGTGACCACAGGACTGCTGGACCGTGAACTAGTTTCTGATTACAACATTACAATCACTGCCACTGACGAGGGCTCTCCACCTCTGTCCTCCTCTAAAACTGTTCAGTTATCTGTAGCTGACATCAACGACAACCCACCTGTGTTTGAGGAACAGTCCTACAGCGCACATGTGAGTGAAAATAACAAACCTGGCTCCACTTTGTGCTCGGTTTCTGCTCGAGACCCCGACTGGAGACAAAACGGTACAGTGATTTATTCTCTGTTACCTGGTGAGGTGAACGGTGCCTCGGTGTCCTCCTATCTATCTGTTAACGGAGACACGGGGGTGATCCACGCTGTCAGGTCGTTTGATTATGAACAGTTTAGGAGTTTTAAAGTCCACGTCCTGGCCAGGGACAACGGTTCTCCTCCACTCAGCAGCAACGTGAACGTCAGTGTGTTCATATCGGATGTGAATGACAACTCTCCTCAGATACTGTACCCCACCCCGGAGGGCAGCTCCTTCATGACCGAGCTGGTCCCCAAAGCTGCACACGGAGGCTCTCTGGTGTCCAAAGTGATCGCGGTGGATGCAGACTCTGGACAGAACGCCTGGCTGTCCTATCACATTGTCAAAGCCACAGATCCTGGACTTTTCACTATTGGTCTGCACAGCGGAGAGATCAGGACACAGCGGGACATTTCAGAATCTGACAGCATGAAACAGAACCTGATTGTTGCAGTGAAAGATAAtggacagccctctctgtctgccaCCTGTGCCatgtatttacttatttctgATAACTTGGCTGAGGTGCCAGAACTGAAAGATATTTCTTATGATGAGAAGAACTCCAAGCTGACCTCCTATCTGATCATTGCGCTGGTTTCTGTGTCCACCTTCTTTCTgaccttcatcatcatcatcctgggTGTGAGGTTTTGTCGCAGGAGAAAGCCTAGACTGTTGTTTGATGGAGCAGTAGCCATCCCCGGAGCTTATCTCCCTCCTAATTATGCAGATGTTGACGGCACAGGAACTTTACGCAGCGCTTACAATTATGACGCCTACCTGACAACGGGATCTAGAACCAGTGACTTTAAGTTTGTATCATCTTACAACGACAACACGCTGCCTGCTGACCAGACTCTGAAGAAAAGTCCAACAGAGTTTGTGGATATGTTTGGAGACAGTGATGCTTCTCCAGAG
- the LOC118559346 gene encoding protocadherin beta-15-like isoform X2 translates to MTSIFTVVLSWGFSLCIFWIHDARGDMSYSFPEEMKRGSVIGNIAKDLGLQTGALSTRRARIDTEESDKRYCDINLAQGELIVAERIDREGLCGEKVSCILKQELVLEDPLELHRITLHIQDINDNSPEFNENRISLDIQESADRGARFVIEEAHDADVGQNAVQQYSLENNDNFILAANGNTVELVLDKEIDREKQKEMNLLLTAIDGGSPRRSGTVIIHVTVLDANDNAPVFSQAVYEASLPENSPLDTVVLTVSAADADEGVNGDVTYDFGRVNEDVRKKFSIDHKVGEIRVTGAVDYEETASYEIRVKAKDGLGLSSYAQVIISITDINDNAPVVSLKSLTNPIPEDTPAGTKVGIINVQDRDSGNNRQVRCSVQQNVPFKLVPSIKNYYSLVTTGLLDRELVSDYNITITATDEGSPPLSSSKTVQLSVADINDNPPVFEEQSYSAHVSENNKPGSTLCSVSARDPDWRQNGTVIYSLLPGEVNGASVSSYLSVNGDTGVIHAVRSFDYEQFRSFKVHVLARDNGSPPLSSNVNVSVFISDVNDNSPQILYPTPEGSSFMTELVPKAAHGGSLVSKVIAVDADSGQNAWLSYHIVKATDPGLFTIGLHSGEIRTQRDISESDSMKQNLIVAVKDNGQPSLSATCAMYLLISDNLAEVPELKDISYDEKNSKLTSYLIIALVSVSTFFLTFIIIILGVRFCRRRKPRLLFDGAVAIPGAYLPPNYADVDGTGTLRSAYNYDAYLTTGSRTSDFKFVSSYNDNTLPADQTLKKSPTEFVDMFGDSDASPEDSHKPD, encoded by the coding sequence ATGACTTCAATATTCACCGTTGTTCTCTCGTGGGGATTTTCTTTGTGTATATTTTGGATTCATGACGCGCGTGGAGACATGAGCTACTCTTTCCCGGAGGAAATGAAACGGGGATCCGTTATTGGAAATATCGCCAAGGATCTGGGGCTTCAGACAGGTGCGCTGTCCACCAGAAGAGCCCGCATTGACACCGAGGAGAGCGATAAGCGTTACTGTGACATAAACCTGGCGCAGGGAGAGCTGATTGTGGCCGAGAGGATTGATCGGGAGGGGCTTTGTGGTGAAAAGGTTTCGTGCATCTTAAAACAGGAGCTCGTTTTGGAGGATCCTCTGGAACTGCATCGGATCACCCTTCATATTCAAGATATTAATGATAACTCTCCGGAGTTCAACGAAAACAGGATCAGTTTAGATATTCAGGAGTCGGCAGACAGGGGAGCTCGCTTTGTGATCGAGGAGGCGCACGATGCGGATGTAGGACAAAACGCAGTTCAGCAGTACAGCCTTGAAAATAACGACAATTTCATTCTGGCTGCTAATGGAAACACTGTGGAGCTTGTTTTAGATAAAGAAATTGATCGCgaaaagcagaaagaaatgaATTTACTGCTCACAGCTATAGATGGCGGATCTCCTCGGAGATCAGGTACAGTGATCATACATGTAACTGTGCTGGATGCTAATGATAACGCCCCAGTGTTCAGCCAGGCCGTCTATGAAGCCAGTCTGCCTGAAAACTCTCCTTTAGACACAGTAGTGCTCACAGTGAGCGCAGCTGATGCAGATGAGGGAGTGAATGGAGATGTTACTTATGATTTTGGACGTGTTAATGAAGATGTGAGGAAGAAATTCAGTATTGACCATAAGGTTGGAGAAATACGTGTAACCGGTGCTGTAGACTATGAAGAAACAGCATCATATGAAATACGTGTTAAAGCAAAAGATGGTCTGGGGCTGTCATCTTATGCTCAGGTCATTATTTCTATCACTGATATTAATGACAACGCCCCTGTAGTCAGTCTGAAATCCCTGACCAATCCCATACCAGAAGACACCCCAGCTGGAACAAAGGTGGGCATCATTAATGTGCAGGACAGAGACTCAGGAAATAACAGACAGGTGCGCTGCTCCGTTCAGCAAAACGTCCCATTTAAGTTGGTTCCCTCTATTAAAAACTATTATTCTCTGGTGACCACAGGACTGCTGGACCGTGAACTAGTTTCTGATTACAACATTACAATCACTGCCACTGACGAGGGCTCTCCACCTCTGTCCTCCTCTAAAACTGTTCAGTTATCTGTAGCTGACATCAACGACAACCCACCTGTGTTTGAGGAACAGTCCTACAGCGCACATGTGAGTGAAAATAACAAACCTGGCTCCACTTTGTGCTCGGTTTCTGCTCGAGACCCCGACTGGAGACAAAACGGTACAGTGATTTATTCTCTGTTACCTGGTGAGGTGAACGGTGCCTCGGTGTCCTCCTATCTATCTGTTAACGGAGACACGGGGGTGATCCACGCTGTCAGGTCGTTTGATTATGAACAGTTTAGGAGTTTTAAAGTCCACGTCCTGGCCAGGGACAACGGTTCTCCTCCACTCAGCAGCAACGTGAACGTCAGTGTGTTCATATCGGATGTGAATGACAACTCTCCTCAGATACTGTACCCCACCCCGGAGGGCAGCTCCTTCATGACCGAGCTGGTCCCCAAAGCTGCACACGGAGGCTCTCTGGTGTCCAAAGTGATCGCGGTGGATGCAGACTCTGGACAGAACGCCTGGCTGTCCTATCACATTGTCAAAGCCACAGATCCTGGACTTTTCACTATTGGTCTGCACAGCGGAGAGATCAGGACACAGCGGGACATTTCAGAATCTGACAGCATGAAACAGAACCTGATTGTTGCAGTGAAAGATAAtggacagccctctctgtctgccaCCTGTGCCatgtatttacttatttctgATAACTTGGCTGAGGTGCCAGAACTGAAAGATATTTCTTATGATGAGAAGAACTCCAAGCTGACCTCCTATCTGATCATTGCGCTGGTTTCTGTGTCCACCTTCTTTCTgaccttcatcatcatcatcctgggTGTGAGGTTTTGTCGCAGGAGAAAGCCTAGACTGTTGTTTGATGGAGCAGTAGCCATCCCCGGAGCTTATCTCCCTCCTAATTATGCAGATGTTGACGGCACAGGAACTTTACGCAGCGCTTACAATTATGACGCCTACCTGACAACGGGATCTAGAACCAGTGACTTTAAGTTTGTATCATCTTACAACGACAACACGCTGCCTGCTGACCAGACTCTGAAGAAAAGTCCAACAGAGTTTGTGGATATGTTTGGAGACAGTGATGCTTCTCCAGAG
- the LOC118559347 gene encoding LOW QUALITY PROTEIN: protocadherin beta-16-like (The sequence of the model RefSeq protein was modified relative to this genomic sequence to represent the inferred CDS: deleted 2 bases in 1 codon), with translation MTSIFTVVLSWGFSLCIFWIHDAHGDMSYSFTEEMKRGSVIGNIAKDLGLQTGALSTRRARIDTEESDTRYCDINLAQGELIVAERIDREGLCGEKASCILKQELVLEDPLELHRITLHIQDINDNSPEFNEKIISLEIHESAVRGARFVIDEAHDADVGQNAVQQYSLEKNDNFILAANGNTVELVLDKELDREKQKEMNLLLTALDGGSPRRSGTVIIHVTVLDANDNAPVFSQAVYEASLPENSPLDTVVLTVSATDADEGVNGDVTYDFGRVNEDVRKKFSIDHKVGKIHVTGAVDYEVTTSYEIRVKAKDGLGLSSYAKVIISITDINDNTPVISMKSLTNPIPEDTPAGTEVGIINVQDRDSGNNRQVRCSIQQNVPFKLVPSIKNYYSLVTTGQLDRELVSDYNITITATDEGSPPLSSSKTVQLSVADINDNPPVFEEQSYSAHVSENNKPGSTLCSVSARDPDWRHNGTVIYSLLPGEVNGASVSSYLSVNGDTGVIHAVRSFDYEQFRSFKVHVMARDNGSPSLSSNVTVSVFISDVNDNSPQILYPAPEGSSFMTELVPKAAHGGSLVSKVIAVDADSGQNAWLSYHIVKATDPGLFTIGLHSGEIRTQRDISESDSMKQNLIVAVKDNGQPSLSATCAMYLLISDNLAEVPELKDISYDEKNSKLTSYLIIALVSVSTFFLTFIIIILGVRFCRRRKPRLLFDGAVAIPGAYLPPNYADVDGTGTLRSAYNYDAYLTTGSRTSDFKFVSSYNDNTLPADQTLKKSPTEFADVFGDLTDSPEEDSHKPD, from the exons ATGACTTCTATATTCACCGTTGTTCTCTCGTGGGGATTTTCTTTGTGTATATTTTGGATTCATGACGCGCATGGAGACATGAGCTACTCTTTCACGGAGGAAATGAAACGGGGATCAGTAATTGGAAATATCGCCAAGGATCTGGGGCTGCAGACAGGTGCGCTGTCCACCAGAAGAGCCCGCATTGACACCGAGGAGAGCGATACGCGTTACTGTGACATAAACCTGGCGCAGGGAGAGCTGATTGTGGCCGAGAGGATTGATCGGGAGGGGCTTTGTGGCGAAAAGGCTTCGTGCATCTTAAAACAGGAGCTCGTTCTGGAAGATCCCCTGGAGCTGCATCGGATCACTCTTCATATTCAAGATATTAATGATAACTCTCCGGAGTTCAACGAAAAAATTATCAGTTTAGAAATTCACGAGTCGGCAGTCAGGGGAGCTCGCTTTGTGATCGACGAGGCGCACGATGCGGATGTAGGACAAAACGCAGTCCAGCAATACAGCCTTGAAAAGAACGACAATTTTATTCTGGCTGCTAATGGAAACACTGTGGAGCTTGTTTTAGATAAAGAGCTTGATCgtgaaaagcagaaagaaatgaATTTACTGCTCACAGCTTTAGATGGCGGATCTCCTCGGAGATCAGGTACAGTGATCATACATGTAACTGTGCTGGATGCTAATGATAACGCCCCAGTGTTCAGCCAGGCCGTCTATGAAGCCAGTCTGCCTGAAAACTCTCCTTTAGACACAGTAGTGCTCACAGTGAGT GCAACTGATGCAGATGAGGGAGTGAATGGAGATGTTACTTATGATTTTGGACGTGTTAATGAAGATGTGAGGAAGAAATTCAGTATTGACCATAAAGTAGGAAAAATACATGTAACTGGCGCTGTAGACTATGAAGTTACAACATCATATGAAATACGCGTTAAAGCAAAAGATGGTCTGGGGCTGTCATCTTATGCAAAGGTCATTATTTCTATCACTGATATTAATGACAACACTCCTGTAATCAGTATGAAATCCCTGACCAATCCCATACCAGAAGACACCCCAGCTGGTACAGAGGTGGGCATCATTAATGTGCAGGACAGAGACTCAGGAAATAACAGACAGGTCCGCTGCTCCATCCAGCAGAATGTCCCTTTTAAGTTGGTTCCCTCTATTAAAAACTATTATTCTCTGGTGACCACCGGACAGCTGGACCGTGAACTAGTATCTGATTACAATATTACAATCACTGCCACTGACGAGGGCTCTCCACCTCTGTCCTCCTCTAAAACTGTTCAGTTATCTGTAGCTGACATCAACGACAACCCACCTGTGTTTGAGGAACAGTCCTACAGCGCACATGTGAGTGAAAATAACAAACCTGGCTCCACTTTATGCTCCGTTTCTGCTCGAGACCCCGACTGGAGACACAACGGTACAGTGATTTATTCTCTGTTACCTGGTGAGGTGAACGGAGCCTCGGTGTCCTCCTATCTATCTGTTAACGGAGACACGGGGGTGATCCACGCTGTGAGGTCGTTTGATTATGAACAGTTCAGGAGTTTTAAAGTCCACGTCATGGCCAGAGACAACGGTTCTCCTTCACTCAGCAGCAACGTGACCGTCAGTGTGTTCATATCGGATGTGAATGACAACTCTCCTCAGATACTGTACCCCGCCCCGGAGGGCAGCTCCTTCATGACCGAGCTGGTCCCCAAAGCTGCACACGGAGGCTCTCTGGTGTCCAAAGTGATCGCGGTGGACGCAGACTCTGGACAGAATGCCTGGCTGTCCTATCATATTGTCAAAGCCACAGATCCTGGACTTTTCACTATTGGTCTGCACAGCGGAGAGATCAGGACACAGCGGGACATTTCAGAATCTGACAGCATGAAACAGAACCTGATTGTTGCAGTGAAAGATAACggacagccctctctgtctgccaCCTGTGCCatgtatttacttatttctgATAACTTGGCTGAGGTGCCAGAACTGAAAGACATTTCTTATGATGAGAAGAACTCCAAGCTGACCTCCTATCTGATCATTGCGCTGGTTTCTGTGTCCACCTTCTTTCTgaccttcatcatcatcatcctgggTGTGAGGTTTTGTCGCAGGAGAAAGCCCAGACTGTTGTTTGATGGAGCAGTAGCCATCCCCGGAGCTTATCTCCCTCCTAATTACGCAGATGTTGACGGCACAGGAACTTTACGCAGCGCTTACAATTATGACGCCTACCTGACAACGGGATCTAGAACCAGTGACTTTAAGTTTGTATCATCTTACAACGACAACACGCTGCCTGCTGACCAGACTCTGAAGAAAAGTCCAACAGAGTTTGCTGATGTGTTTGGTGACCTCACAGACTCCCCTGAG